The DNA segment TCGGTCGGGATGGCCTCGAGCGCGTAGGCGAACGGGTCCAGGTCGGGCGTCGGCACCATGAAGTTGTCCGCGACGCCGCGGTGGTGGACCACCTCACCGGCGCCCTTGAACCAGTAGTTGCCGAAGATGTGGTCGACGTGGTGCTCGGTGTTGACCACGTACCGGATCGGGCCGTGCTCCTCGGCCTGGCGGCGCATCGCCACGGCCTTGGTCGGCAGCTGCGGCGTGTCGATGACGACCACCCCTGCCGACGTCACGACGTAGCTGGGGTTGCAGCCACGGATCTCGGTGGACGTGAAGACGTGGGGCGTCACGCGCTGCACGAAGGGACCTCCCTGGAGCCTCGGCGGCCGGGCCGTCCCCGGCGCCACGGACCCGGCGCGACGAGGACCGTCTGGTCGGCGCTGACCGGTCCTCACATAATCGATTCTCGATCCCTCGCCTGTCAACCACCGGAGCGACCCGGGTCACATCTGCGTCAGGGCGCCTCGGGCAGCAGCTGGAGCCGCACCGAGCGGTCGGCGGAGACCTCCGCCTCCAGTCCGGCGAGCCACCGCGGCTCCCCGATGTCGCCACCGGTCACCTCGACGGCGCAGGCGCGCAGCACGGGGGAGTGGGTGACCGCGACGGTGAAGGCCGTGGCGTCGTCCCGGTCGGCGAGGCTGGCGGCGAACGTGCGGATCCGGTCGGCCACGGCGGTGGCGTCGTCACCGGGCGGCTCGGGGTGCCGCACCCACCAGCCGACGCGGTCGGGGGCGGTGAGCCACTCGGCGAAGAAGGACACCTTGGCGACGTCGGCCTCGGTGAACCCCGGGATCTGGGCGGCGAAGGCGGCCTCGCTGCTGACCATGTCGACGCGGACGCCGGCGAGGTACAGGTCGGGGTTGCGGAGCGCGAAGGCCACGCCGTCCTCGAGCACCTCGGCGCCGGCCTCGCGGGCGCCCCGGGCGACGGCGGCGGCGGTGTCCCGGGTGCGGCGGGTCTCGCCGCTGATCACCCGGATCGGGCCGTCGGCGCGGGCGGCGAGCCGGCGGCCCACCTGCTCGGCCGTCTGCAGCCCCTTCTCGGTCACCGGGA comes from the Modestobacter italicus genome and includes:
- a CDS encoding histidine phosphatase family protein, translating into MTQRLFLLRHGEVTSHRGDVPVTEKGLQTAEQVGRRLAARADGPIRVISGETRRTRDTAAAVARGAREAGAEVLEDGVAFALRNPDLYLAGVRVDMVSSEAAFAAQIPGFTEADVAKVSFFAEWLTAPDRVGWWVRHPEPPGDDATAVADRIRTFAASLADRDDATAFTVAVTHSPVLRACAVEVTGGDIGEPRWLAGLEAEVSADRSVRLQLLPEAP